The genomic region ACGGGAGTGATTACAAAAGGAAAAAAAGGGTCCTGATTGTGGGAGCCGGTGATGCCGGAGAGAAGATCCTGCGGGAGATTAACGACAACAGGGATCTGATGCACTATGAGCCGGTGGGGTTCCTTGATGACAATCCCCGGAAGGTTCACCGGCACATTCATGGAATTAAGGTTCTGGACAGCATTAAGAACGTTGTCCCGGTAGCCCGTGACAAGAACCTTGACGAGATTATTATTGCCATTCCTTCCGCATCTGCAGAGGAAATGCGCCGTATTATCGATTTGTGCCAGCAGACAGGAGTAAACTGCAAGACCATCCCTGGTATCGGAGAGCTGATTAACGATAAAGTAAGCATATCGGCTATTCGGGATGTATCCTACTCGGATCTTCTTGGCAGGAGTCCGGTTAATCTGGATGTAGAGAGAATCGGCGCTTATTTGAAAGGTAAATGTGTCCTGGTGACCGGGGCCGGGGGATCGATCGGTTCTGAGTTTTGCCGCCAGGTGGCAAGCTTCAAGCCGAAAGTCATGGTCATGATGGACCGGGCGGAAAGCAGTCTGTACGATATCGAAATGGAGTTACGGCACCTGGACCCTCACCAGATTGTTGTTCCGGTTTTAGGTTCAGTGACCTGCCTGGATCATGTTAAGAGGGTATTCGGTCAATATCAGCCGGAGGTAGTTTTCCACGCTGCTGCTTACAAGCATGTTCCCATGATGGAGATCCATCCCTGGGAGGCGGTCTATAATAATATCCTGGGAACCAGGAACGTCCTGGATGCAGCGATGGAGGCGGGGGCTGAGAAATTTGTTCTGGTCTCTACGGACAAGGCAGTGCGGCCAACCAATGTCATGGGTGCCAGCAAAAGAGTTGCTGAGATTATCTTACAGCTTACGTATGAAGAATCCTTAAGGCTGACAGAGGTTCATGGGGAATCAGAATCACTGCTGACAAAGGTTATGGCTGTTCGCTTTGGAAACGTTATCGGGAGTGCAGGAAGCGTTATCCCTCTGTTTAAAAAACAAATCGCTCGTGGCGGTCCGGTAACTGTTACCCATCCGGAGGTTACCCGCTACTTTATGACTATCAGTGAGGCAGTCCAGCTTATTCTGCAGGCTGGAGCCATGGGTGAGAGCGGAGAGATTTATATTCTGAAGATGGGAAGGCCGGTCAGGATTCTGGATATGGCCAGAGATCTTATCCGGTTGTCCGGTTTTACACCGGATAAGGATATTCGTATCGAGATCACAGGGCTTCGGCCAGGCGAAAAACTCTATGAGGAACTGATCATTGAAGGCGAGGGGATTGTTCCCACTTCTCATGAGAAACTTATGGTCTTGAGATGCACTGACAGCAGGGGAAACGGAATGTCATGCAGTGAGCTCAGGGAGAAGATCGAAGAACTGCTCGCCCTGGCCCAAAGAAACGACCGGAGGGGAATACAGGCAAAATTACAGGAAATTGTGCCCGAATATCAGCCTCAAACCTTCAAGCGAGAGGTGCAATTTCAGTGTGAAAAGGTTGTTGATCTGGAGGATGATGATGAGATGGTGTTTGATGTCAAAGGGGCTGCTTTACCCAGGTAATTCGTAACCTGCTCAGAAACTTCACCCGGCAATGACTATCGAAGAGCAGATTATCTTAAGCTATGCTATCCCTCAGCTCGATCATGAGGATACCTGCCGCACGTACAGGGAAACGGCAGGATGGAAGAAGGTCAGTTGGGACCGGGTGCTGAAGCTGGCTCTCTTCCATGATGTGTTTCCATCAGTTTACCATCATCTGGAATATATCGGCTGGTCAGATATCCCGGCAGAGGTGGTTGCGAAATTCCGGAAAGAGTGGCGTCAGCATCTTGCCCGAAATATTATCTTATCCGATGAGCTGAATCGTATTCTTGGACTTTTTGCCGGAGAGAAGGTGAAAGCCATTCCCCTGAAAGGAGCTCTTCTGGCGGAATTGTTCTATCCGGATATGACGCTGCGGTCATTCAGTGATCTGGATATCTGGATCAGGCCGATGGATATCGAGATGGCAGGGGAGCTCCTTCAGCAGCTTGGCTATGAACAATATTTTCACCTCGATGGGAGTAAGGCGATAGAAAATGTTTGTGACATCTTATTCTATCGGTGCTTACGGGCAGGCCCCAGGATAAGTGTCGAGCTTCACCATCGACTGGTCAAAACGAGGGATTATCCGGCTATTCCTGAAGAGGAGTGGTGGCATCAGACTCAGGAGATATGGATTAATGGCCAGCGTTACTTTTCCCTTGCCCCTGACGATATGCTTATCTATCTGACGATAAAGATTCATGCTTCAGCCTACTGCTATCTCAAGCAATTTATCGACTTACATCAGCTCCTTACCCTCTGGGGCAGCAAACTGAATTGGGAGTGTATTTACCAGACTGCTGAAAAGACGGGCATGCTGAATAACCTTCTTTTTGTCCTTGTGACTCTGGAACATCTCTTCGCCCCGTATGGTATATCGATACCTCATGCAGGGAACAACCATTGGGTGAGATCAAGAATGGGACCCGTGCGTCTCCATTTTTTTGAACATATCTTCAACCGGCAAACGATCCTTCGCGGCCGGTACGGCCGCGATCTGCGGAAGGGGCTCTGCCTCCTCCTGAACGATCGGATGGCCGATTCGATTACCTCCTGTCTCAGAGTTCTTTTCCCTTCCTCCGGGGCGATCTGTGCCCGCTATCTTACCTTGCCCCGCTCCAAAAAATTTTACCTCTATTATTGCCTCAATCCCTTTTTAATCATTTACTGGCTGTTTCGAGGGTTGGTGGTCAAATCGACTGATGGACACGGGCTGGGAACCCTCCTCGGTCCGGTGAATCAGAAGTAATATTCTCTCCATTTCTCCCGCCCTCCCACTCCTCTGCTTTTCTCTGGCTTACCTCTGTGCCTCTGTGGTGGCCTTTGCCTTTGCTTTTTACTCGGTCTTCCCTCCTAAAAAGCCTTCTCCCGGAAGCTGTGGAGCGCTTTCATATAATTAGCCCGCTCGAAAGCAGCCGGATCTTCCACGGATTTCTGGCTCATACTCCCCTTGAGCTGACTGACAGAGGTATATTCTTTTCGCTCCATCCAGGTTTCCATGTCCCGGAGAACAGTGCCAAGGTGCGATATGCCATTGCGCAGCAGTGCCGAGCAGAGCATGGTTACATCCGCGCCTGCCAACAGCGCTTTTAAAGCATCTTCCGCTGTATGGATGCCGCTGCTAACAGCCAGGCTGCATGGAATCCGGCCAGAGAGAATTGCCACCCACCGCAAAGGCAGCCGCAGGGCATCGGAGGTACTCAAGGTTACCTGCGGCACCACCTCCAGGTTCTCCAGGTCAAAATCCGGCTGGTAAAACCGGTTGAAGAGCACCAGCCCATCTGCGCCAGCCTCGACCAGAGCCCTGGCCATAGCTGCCGTCGAGCTGAAGCAGGGATTCAATTTCATGGCCACCGGAATCCGGACCCTTTGTTTAACTTCCCGTAAAATATCCAGATACAGAGCTTCGATTCTGGTGCCCGGCAATTTCGGATTGGTAGCGATATAGTAGGCATTCAGCTCCAGAGCGTCTGCACCTGCCTCGGCGATCTTTTCAGCATACGTGAGCCATCCGCCGGTTGTAACTCCGTTCAGGCTGGCTATAACCGGGATATCCACTGCCTCTTTGACCTTCCCGATGTGCTCCAGGTATTCTTCCGGCCCAAGGTGATACTCTTTGGGTTCAGGAAAGTAGGAGAGGGCCTCGGGAAACCATTCGTAGTGGTAGCTGGTGTAGTAATTCAGCTCCAGGGTGTCATGGATAATTTGCTCCTCAAAGAGTGAGTGCAGAACAACAGCCGATGCTCCGGCATCCTCCAGGGCTTTAATCTTGCCGATATCCGCGCACAGGGGGGAAGAGGAAGGCACCAGAGGATTTTTCAAGGTTAATCCCAAATAACTGGTTGATAGATCCATGATTTTCAGTCCTTATAATATATTATAATATATTTATAATCCTCATTCAGAGTGATATTCGATCCGGGCCAGTTGCTCGTACAGAAAGAAGCGGTTCTTTACATCCTTCCGGGCCAGCTCCAGAAGCCGCCTGGCCTCCTCCGGTTTGCTCTTGGTCAGCATCTTATACCGGTTTTCCAGATAGATATACTCTTCCAGGGGAATTTTGGGCGGCTTGGAATCAAGGGTGAGGGGGTTCTTCCCCTCCTTGATCCGATCCGGGTTAAAGCGCAGCAGATTCCAGTGACCGCTGTCAACGGCTGCCTTCTGGTTGGTCAGGGCCAGGCTGGTATTGATTCCCTGCCCGATACAATGGCTGTAGGCAAGGATCAGGGACGGCCCTTCATACTGCTCGGCTTCGACCAGTGCCTTGACGGTTTGCTGGTCGTCAGCTCCAAAAGCCACCTTGGCTACGTAGATGTAGCCATAGGTCATGGCTATCATGGCCAGATCCTTTTTGGGCAGATACTTTCCTCCTGCGGCAAATTTGGCCACTGCGGCCCTGGGAGTTGCCTTGGACATCTGGCCGCCGGTATTCGAATAGACCTCGGTATCGAGGACCAGGACATTGATATTCCGGTTGGCGGAAAGAACATGATCCAGCCCATCGGAATCGATATCATACGCCCATCCATCGCCGCCGATGATCCAGACATCCTTTTTGACCAGATAGTCGGCCAGACTGGAAAGGTGCCGGACTTCCGGAGATTGCAGCAATTTCAGTTTATCCTTCAGCACCTTGACCCGCTCCCTCTGGTCGGCGATTTCCTGCTCGGTGTTTTGCGGTGCCTCCAGGATAGCCGACGCCAACTGGTCTCCCACCTTTCCGGCCAGGTGCTGCAATAATTTTCTGGCCTGTTGGGTATGCTTGTCAATGGCGAGGCGCAGGCCAAAACCAAACTCGGCATTATCCTCAAACAGGGGGTTGTTCCAGGCAGGTCCTCTGCCTTCCCGGTTCCTGGTCCAGGGGGTGGTGGGCAGATTTCCCCCGTATATCGATGAGCAGCCTGT from bacterium harbors:
- a CDS encoding nucleoside-diphosphate sugar epimerase/dehydratase, producing MVLLAISHAGSYFLRFDLKLPPAQYLASLKNTLIPFISFKIFLFYRFDLYRGMWRYTGLKDLENIVKASLSSSLSIAFLTFIITGFHGFARSVFLIDGLLTVFLIGGCRLGIRLYFSYLKKDALPWSRNGSDYKRKKRVLIVGAGDAGEKILREINDNRDLMHYEPVGFLDDNPRKVHRHIHGIKVLDSIKNVVPVARDKNLDEIIIAIPSASAEEMRRIIDLCQQTGVNCKTIPGIGELINDKVSISAIRDVSYSDLLGRSPVNLDVERIGAYLKGKCVLVTGAGGSIGSEFCRQVASFKPKVMVMMDRAESSLYDIEMELRHLDPHQIVVPVLGSVTCLDHVKRVFGQYQPEVVFHAAAYKHVPMMEIHPWEAVYNNILGTRNVLDAAMEAGAEKFVLVSTDKAVRPTNVMGASKRVAEIILQLTYEESLRLTEVHGESESLLTKVMAVRFGNVIGSAGSVIPLFKKQIARGGPVTVTHPEVTRYFMTISEAVQLILQAGAMGESGEIYILKMGRPVRILDMARDLIRLSGFTPDKDIRIEITGLRPGEKLYEELIIEGEGIVPTSHEKLMVLRCTDSRGNGMSCSELREKIEELLALAQRNDRRGIQAKLQEIVPEYQPQTFKREVQFQCEKVVDLEDDDEMVFDVKGAALPR
- a CDS encoding nucleotidyltransferase family protein, yielding MTIEEQIILSYAIPQLDHEDTCRTYRETAGWKKVSWDRVLKLALFHDVFPSVYHHLEYIGWSDIPAEVVAKFRKEWRQHLARNIILSDELNRILGLFAGEKVKAIPLKGALLAELFYPDMTLRSFSDLDIWIRPMDIEMAGELLQQLGYEQYFHLDGSKAIENVCDILFYRCLRAGPRISVELHHRLVKTRDYPAIPEEEWWHQTQEIWINGQRYFSLAPDDMLIYLTIKIHASAYCYLKQFIDLHQLLTLWGSKLNWECIYQTAEKTGMLNNLLFVLVTLEHLFAPYGISIPHAGNNHWVRSRMGPVRLHFFEHIFNRQTILRGRYGRDLRKGLCLLLNDRMADSITSCLRVLFPSSGAICARYLTLPRSKKFYLYYCLNPFLIIYWLFRGLVVKSTDGHGLGTLLGPVNQK
- a CDS encoding dihydroorotate dehydrogenase-like protein; the protein is MDLSTSYLGLTLKNPLVPSSSPLCADIGKIKALEDAGASAVVLHSLFEEQIIHDTLELNYYTSYHYEWFPEALSYFPEPKEYHLGPEEYLEHIGKVKEAVDIPVIASLNGVTTGGWLTYAEKIAEAGADALELNAYYIATNPKLPGTRIEALYLDILREVKQRVRIPVAMKLNPCFSSTAAMARALVEAGADGLVLFNRFYQPDFDLENLEVVPQVTLSTSDALRLPLRWVAILSGRIPCSLAVSSGIHTAEDALKALLAGADVTMLCSALLRNGISHLGTVLRDMETWMERKEYTSVSQLKGSMSQKSVEDPAAFERANYMKALHSFREKAF